The following are encoded together in the Methylorubrum sp. B1-46 genome:
- a CDS encoding primosomal protein N' — protein MPVVADILIPLALDTAYSYAVPAGLTLAEGDIVQVPLGPRETIGVVWGLDERASGGNLRPVTSRVEAPPLSDSLRKLVDWLARYTLAPKGSALAMALRLPDETARNEAPRIGVRPSGRPPSRQTPARGKVMAVAADGAVRGKSALAKEAGVSLSVVDGLIDDGALETVALMPEPVALPPDPDHPRVPLSDAQAEAAHALIASAPSPKETVTGETILLEGVTGSGKTEVYFEAVAECVRQGRQALVLMPEIALTAQFLDRFAGRFGVRPATWHSGIGGRRRERLRAGVAAGEVSVVVGARSALFLPFKNLGLIVVDEEHETAYKQEDGVHYHARDMAVVRGKIEGCPVVLASATPSIESRVNAQSGRYRHVALPGRFGGRPLPDIAAIDMRLDKPERGRFLSPPMVNAVKSTLAAGDQALLFLNRRGYAPLTLCRACGHRYQCRNCSTWLVEHRFRRALVCHQCGYAERKPEACTECGAFDHLTPCGPGVERIAEEVTELFPEQRIVVLSSDFPGGAERLRQELETVAAGECDIVIGTQLVAKGHNFPHLTLVGVLDADIGLTSGDPRAAERTFQLLQQVTGRAGRGERPGRALVQTYQPEHPVIAALLSGDADRFYEEEIWAREAAGLPPFGRLAALIVSGEEREKAEAHGQALARVADPPAGVSVLGPAEAPLALVRGRWRFRLLVKTERGIDVQSYLRDWLARGPKPRGNLKVAIDVDPQSFL, from the coding sequence ATGCCCGTCGTCGCCGACATCCTGATCCCGCTCGCGCTCGACACCGCCTACAGCTACGCGGTGCCGGCCGGGCTCACCCTCGCCGAGGGTGACATCGTGCAGGTGCCGCTCGGCCCGCGCGAGACGATCGGCGTGGTCTGGGGGCTCGACGAGCGGGCGTCCGGCGGCAATCTGCGGCCGGTGACGAGTCGGGTCGAAGCGCCGCCGCTCTCGGATTCCCTGCGCAAGCTGGTCGATTGGCTTGCCCGCTACACCCTGGCGCCGAAGGGCTCGGCGCTCGCCATGGCCCTGCGGCTCCCCGACGAGACCGCCCGCAACGAGGCGCCGCGCATCGGCGTGCGCCCCTCCGGCCGGCCGCCGTCCCGCCAGACGCCCGCCCGCGGCAAGGTGATGGCCGTGGCCGCCGACGGGGCAGTGCGGGGCAAGAGCGCGCTCGCCAAGGAGGCCGGCGTCTCGCTCAGCGTGGTCGATGGGCTGATCGACGACGGCGCGCTGGAGACGGTGGCGCTGATGCCCGAGCCCGTAGCCCTGCCGCCGGACCCGGACCATCCGCGGGTGCCGCTCTCGGACGCGCAGGCGGAGGCGGCGCATGCTCTGATCGCCAGCGCCCCCTCTCCGAAGGAAACGGTGACCGGAGAGACCATCCTCCTCGAAGGCGTCACCGGCTCGGGCAAGACCGAGGTTTATTTCGAGGCGGTCGCCGAATGCGTGCGGCAGGGCCGGCAGGCGCTGGTGCTGATGCCGGAAATCGCGCTCACCGCGCAGTTCCTCGATCGCTTCGCAGGCCGCTTCGGCGTGCGGCCGGCCACCTGGCATTCCGGTATCGGCGGCCGACGCCGCGAACGGTTGCGGGCGGGCGTGGCCGCGGGGGAGGTCTCGGTGGTGGTCGGCGCCCGCTCGGCCCTGTTCCTGCCATTCAAGAATCTCGGCCTCATCGTCGTCGATGAGGAGCACGAGACCGCCTATAAGCAGGAGGACGGCGTCCACTATCACGCCCGCGACATGGCGGTGGTGCGCGGCAAGATCGAGGGCTGTCCGGTGGTGCTGGCCTCGGCCACCCCTTCGATCGAGTCGCGAGTCAACGCGCAGAGCGGGCGCTACCGCCACGTCGCGCTCCCCGGCCGGTTCGGCGGACGGCCGCTGCCCGACATCGCGGCGATCGACATGCGCCTCGACAAGCCTGAGCGCGGGCGCTTCCTGTCGCCGCCGATGGTGAACGCGGTGAAATCGACGCTGGCGGCGGGCGATCAGGCGCTGCTGTTCCTCAACCGCCGGGGCTACGCGCCGCTCACCCTGTGTCGCGCCTGCGGCCACCGCTACCAGTGCCGCAACTGCTCGACTTGGCTCGTCGAGCACCGCTTCCGCCGGGCGCTGGTCTGCCATCAATGCGGCTACGCCGAGCGCAAGCCCGAGGCCTGTACCGAGTGCGGCGCCTTCGACCATCTCACGCCCTGCGGGCCCGGCGTCGAGCGGATCGCCGAGGAGGTGACCGAGCTGTTTCCCGAGCAGCGCATCGTCGTCTTATCGAGCGATTTCCCCGGCGGGGCGGAGCGGCTGCGCCAGGAACTCGAGACCGTGGCGGCGGGCGAATGCGACATCGTCATCGGCACGCAGCTCGTGGCCAAGGGCCACAATTTTCCGCACCTGACACTGGTGGGCGTGCTCGACGCCGATATCGGTCTCACCTCCGGCGATCCGCGCGCCGCCGAGCGCACCTTCCAGCTCCTGCAGCAGGTGACGGGGCGCGCGGGACGCGGCGAGCGGCCGGGGCGGGCCTTGGTCCAGACCTACCAGCCCGAGCATCCGGTCATCGCCGCGTTGCTCTCGGGCGATGCCGACCGGTTCTACGAGGAGGAGATCTGGGCCCGCGAGGCGGCGGGGCTGCCGCCGTTCGGGCGGCTCGCGGCGCTGATCGTCTCCGGCGAAGAGCGGGAGAAGGCCGAGGCGCATGGTCAGGCGCTCGCGCGGGTCGCCGATCCACCGGCCGGCGTCAGCGTGCTCGGCCCGGCCGAGGCGCCGCTCGCTCTGGTGCGCGGGCGCTGGCGCTTCCGGCTTCTGGTGAAGACCGAGCGGGGCATCGACGTGCAGAGCTATCTGCGGGACTGGCTGGCCCGCGGACCGAAGCCGCGGGGTAACCTCAAGGTCGCAATCGACGTGGACCCGCAGAGCTTTCTATAA